One segment of Thermococcus profundus DNA contains the following:
- a CDS encoding PINc/VapC family ATPase, protein MRVFVPDTSVIVDGRLTQFLSTLGEKVKVVVPEAVVAEIEHQANEGKAIGHVGLEELKKLREMAEEGVILLEFYGDRPELWQIRRAKAGEVDHMIREVARELSATLITGDRVQRDVAIAKGIDVIYLTARKDVRHRLEDFFDDTTMSVHLKAGLPPMAKKGRPGEWRLVRISEGALSDDELEEIADDIVERAKRDPQSFIEMDEPGATVVQLRNYRIVIAKPPFADRIEITAVRPVAKLSIEDYGLSERLMERLKDKAEGILIAGAPGEGKTTFAQALAEWYAGMGKIVKTMEKPRDLQVSEEITQYTALNGRMELTGDILLLVRPDYTIFDEMRKTSDFKIYSDLRLAGVGMVGVVHATKPIDAVQRFIGRVELGMIPQIVDTVIFIKAGRVAKVLTLEYLVKVPSGMREEDLARPVIEVRDFETGELEYEIYTYGEEVSVVPVKKEEKAPALRLAEKRLKQEIKKFLPDVNTEVEIVSPHKAVIYADEFDIPAIIGKKGKRITELEKRIGISIDVKSFAEREAAKPKERVPVEVEEKKKTIVLRVSPDYAKKPLKFYGGEQYVFTATPSKKGLVKVGKSTPIGKELKRLLEAGIEIWAST, encoded by the coding sequence ATGAGGGTTTTCGTTCCAGATACGAGCGTGATAGTTGACGGCAGGCTGACCCAGTTCCTCTCAACCCTCGGCGAGAAGGTCAAGGTCGTCGTTCCTGAGGCTGTTGTGGCTGAGATAGAGCATCAGGCCAACGAGGGAAAGGCCATCGGCCACGTCGGCCTGGAGGAGCTTAAAAAGCTCCGCGAAATGGCGGAGGAGGGCGTGATCCTCCTTGAGTTCTACGGGGACAGGCCGGAGCTTTGGCAGATAAGGAGGGCCAAGGCCGGCGAAGTAGACCACATGATCCGCGAGGTCGCGAGGGAGCTGAGTGCGACGCTTATAACCGGCGACAGGGTTCAGAGGGACGTTGCAATAGCGAAGGGCATCGATGTGATCTATCTGACGGCAAGGAAAGACGTCAGGCACCGCCTTGAGGACTTCTTTGATGACACTACGATGAGCGTCCACCTCAAGGCCGGCCTTCCTCCTATGGCCAAGAAGGGAAGACCAGGTGAGTGGCGGCTCGTCAGGATCAGCGAGGGGGCGCTCTCCGACGATGAGCTTGAGGAGATAGCCGACGACATAGTTGAGAGGGCCAAACGCGACCCCCAGAGCTTCATAGAGATGGACGAACCGGGGGCGACCGTGGTTCAGCTCAGGAACTACCGCATCGTCATAGCGAAGCCGCCCTTCGCGGACAGGATCGAGATCACCGCCGTTAGACCCGTGGCCAAGCTGAGCATAGAGGACTACGGGCTGAGCGAGAGACTCATGGAGCGCCTCAAGGACAAGGCTGAGGGAATCCTCATCGCAGGTGCCCCCGGCGAGGGAAAGACGACCTTCGCACAGGCTTTGGCTGAGTGGTACGCGGGAATGGGCAAGATAGTCAAGACCATGGAGAAGCCCAGGGATCTCCAGGTAAGCGAGGAGATAACGCAGTACACCGCTTTGAACGGAAGGATGGAGCTGACTGGTGATATACTCCTCCTGGTGAGGCCCGACTACACGATATTCGATGAGATGCGGAAGACCAGCGACTTCAAGATATACTCGGACCTCAGGCTGGCTGGAGTTGGAATGGTTGGAGTGGTTCACGCGACTAAACCGATAGACGCGGTGCAGAGGTTCATAGGCAGGGTCGAGCTTGGGATGATTCCGCAGATAGTCGATACGGTGATCTTCATCAAAGCCGGAAGAGTGGCTAAGGTTCTAACCCTTGAGTACCTCGTCAAGGTTCCGAGCGGGATGAGGGAGGAGGATCTAGCGAGGCCCGTCATAGAGGTTCGCGACTTCGAGACCGGCGAACTCGAGTACGAGATCTACACCTACGGTGAGGAGGTAAGCGTCGTCCCGGTGAAGAAGGAGGAGAAGGCCCCTGCTCTCAGGCTCGCTGAGAAGAGGCTCAAGCAGGAGATCAAGAAGTTTTTACCGGACGTCAACACCGAGGTGGAGATAGTCAGCCCCCATAAGGCCGTCATATACGCCGACGAGTTCGACATCCCAGCCATAATCGGCAAGAAGGGGAAGCGCATTACTGAGCTGGAGAAGAGGATAGGGATAAGCATTGATGTCAAGAGCTTCGCAGAGCGCGAAGCTGCTAAGCCGAAGGAGAGGGTCCCGGTTGAGGTCGAGGAAAAGAAGAAGACGATAGTCCTCCGCGTTTCGCCGGACTATGCAAAGAAGCCGCTCAAATTCTACGGCGGCGAGCAGTACGTCTTCACCGCGACGCCGAGCAAGAAGGGCCTCGTCAAGGTGGGCAAGAGCACGCCGATAGGCAAAGAGCTCAAGAGGCTCTTGGAGGCGGGAATAGAGATCTGGGCCTCAACCTGA
- a CDS encoding Maf-like protein yields MLVLASGSPRRREILGRFVGEFEVVPSAAEESCSITDPVEHAKELARRKAREVHRRLGKNATVIGADTVVSIDGRILGKPGDEEEAFGMLKTLSGRVHRVTTGYCIIHRGEEHCGAVVTEVKFRELDEGIIRAYIETGEPMDKAGAYGIQGLGGLFVEWVRGDYYNVVGFPMEIIWKLRELGFRVLSK; encoded by the coding sequence ATGCTGGTTCTGGCCTCTGGGAGTCCAAGGAGGAGGGAGATCCTCGGGAGGTTCGTGGGGGAGTTCGAGGTAGTCCCAAGTGCAGCGGAGGAGAGCTGTTCCATAACGGATCCAGTGGAGCACGCGAAGGAGCTGGCCAGGCGGAAGGCGCGGGAGGTCCACCGCCGCCTCGGGAAAAACGCGACGGTCATAGGGGCAGATACAGTGGTCAGCATCGACGGGAGGATCCTGGGGAAGCCCGGGGATGAAGAGGAGGCATTCGGAATGCTCAAGACGCTGAGCGGGAGAGTTCACAGGGTCACCACCGGCTACTGCATCATCCACCGCGGTGAGGAGCACTGCGGGGCGGTCGTCACAGAGGTCAAGTTCAGGGAGCTGGACGAGGGCATCATCAGGGCTTACATAGAAACCGGCGAGCCGATGGACAAGGCGGGAGCGTACGGGATACAGGGGCTCGGGGGCCTCTTCGTCGAGTGGGTTCGGGGTGACTACTACAACGTCGTCGGCTTTCCGATGGAGATAATCTGGAAGCTCAGAGAGCTGGGTTTTAGAGTCTTATCAAAATGA
- a CDS encoding PHP domain-containing protein: MLAFPHDTHTHTVYSDGVGGIADNIASAEEKGFSLLGITDHSHYLGPRSFNRYVREVKRWGEESGITVLAGVEGNIVPGGTDVPDWMVEKLDYVIASVHEWLDEPGEYVELVKAALMDENVDVIGHFGANFPHIGFPSNEELKEILELAEANGKAFEISSRYRVPDLEFVKECVRRGIKLTFASDAHTPRRVGDVGWSEKIFLKAGGRKEDLLFGDLL; encoded by the coding sequence ATGCTTGCCTTTCCCCACGACACCCACACCCACACGGTCTACTCGGACGGAGTTGGAGGAATAGCGGACAATATAGCCTCAGCCGAGGAGAAGGGCTTCAGTCTGCTTGGGATAACTGACCACAGCCACTACCTCGGGCCGAGGAGCTTCAATCGCTACGTTCGTGAAGTGAAGAGGTGGGGCGAAGAGAGCGGTATCACGGTTCTGGCCGGAGTGGAGGGAAACATCGTCCCCGGCGGAACTGACGTACCGGACTGGATGGTGGAGAAGCTAGACTACGTGATAGCCAGCGTCCACGAGTGGCTCGATGAGCCGGGGGAATACGTAGAACTCGTCAAGGCGGCCCTGATGGACGAGAACGTTGACGTAATCGGCCACTTCGGGGCAAACTTTCCGCACATTGGCTTTCCCAGCAACGAGGAGCTTAAGGAAATACTCGAGCTGGCGGAGGCCAACGGAAAGGCCTTTGAGATAAGCTCGCGCTATAGAGTCCCGGATCTGGAGTTCGTTAAGGAGTGCGTGAGGAGGGGCATAAAGCTGACCTTCGCCAGCGACGCCCACACACCTCGAAGAGTCGGAGACGTCGGCTGGAGCGAGAAGATCTTCCTCAAGGCAGGGGGGAGGAAAGAGGATCTGCTTTTCGGGGATCTTCTTTAA
- a CDS encoding cobalamin B12-binding domain-containing protein — translation MVERSKVRVVIAKPGLDGHDRGAKVVARALKDAGYEVIYTGIRQTPEQIVETVIQEDAPVLGISILSGAHMVLIPKILKLLEERGLKVNEDVVVFAGGIIPPDDAEELKKMGVAEVFGPGTPLSKTIEFVDKAVENLKRFKA, via the coding sequence ATGGTCGAGCGCTCGAAAGTCCGCGTTGTCATTGCTAAGCCGGGTCTGGATGGCCACGACCGCGGCGCCAAGGTCGTTGCGAGGGCCCTCAAGGACGCAGGCTATGAGGTCATCTACACGGGAATAAGACAGACCCCGGAGCAGATCGTTGAGACCGTGATTCAGGAGGACGCCCCGGTTCTCGGCATCAGCATCCTCTCTGGTGCCCACATGGTTCTCATTCCCAAGATACTCAAGCTCCTTGAGGAGAGGGGCCTGAAGGTGAACGAGGACGTCGTGGTCTTCGCCGGGGGAATAATCCCGCCCGACGACGCAGAAGAGCTCAAGAAGATGGGCGTTGCGGAGGTCTTCGGACCGGGAACGCCGCTGAGCAAGACGATAGAGTTCGTTGATAAGGCGGTCGAGAACCTCAAGAGGTTCAAGGCTTAA